The following are encoded together in the Anaerolineales bacterium genome:
- a CDS encoding NBR1-Ig-like domain-containing protein, with translation MRSKQIALGPSIASQRWIVGVVVGLLLAGCTGPSGSAGPQAWIDAPQHDSSHPVAPMEIVLHAADPGGVAEVEVSVDGEVLARRPPDDPTAPLVVLKVNWDPLYAGDFVLTARVQNHNGDWGATTSSAVTLVGLPPAEALGSPAVVVPSRTPRSLLPTRAPTPRRAATTAPLPTWTPTPGCIDKAKFVADVNFPDNTQVTPGQPFTKIWRLRNDGTCTWNESYKVVFIGGDSMANTIPLAIPAAVPPGGTVDLAVDMVAPSASGTYRGDFQIRDPQGVHFGVGASGQTPFYVQIVVGQSAPPRPTSPPAPDTQPPSVSVSLSPAGGSIPTGSTITFNANASDNVGVTRIDIWVTAPGQFPVLVKTCNSSTGCSFTGGPYTTQGNLSYFAVAADAAGNETNSGAGSILIYVVIS, from the coding sequence ATGAGATCGAAGCAGATCGCGTTGGGCCCTTCCATTGCATCCCAGAGATGGATCGTCGGCGTGGTCGTCGGCCTGCTGCTCGCCGGTTGCACTGGCCCATCCGGCTCCGCCGGCCCGCAGGCCTGGATCGATGCCCCGCAACACGACTCCTCGCACCCGGTAGCTCCGATGGAGATTGTGCTGCATGCGGCGGACCCCGGCGGCGTGGCCGAAGTTGAAGTCAGTGTTGACGGCGAGGTGCTGGCACGTCGGCCACCCGACGACCCCACGGCCCCGCTGGTCGTGTTGAAGGTGAATTGGGACCCGTTGTACGCCGGAGACTTTGTCCTCACCGCCCGCGTCCAGAACCACAACGGCGACTGGGGAGCCACCACCTCATCCGCCGTCACACTGGTCGGACTTCCGCCTGCCGAAGCCCTCGGGTCACCGGCGGTCGTCGTCCCCAGCCGCACCCCCAGGTCTCTCTTGCCCACCCGGGCCCCGACCCCGCGCCGCGCAGCCACCACCGCCCCCCTGCCGACCTGGACTCCCACACCCGGCTGCATCGACAAGGCCAAGTTTGTTGCCGACGTCAACTTCCCGGATAACACCCAGGTGACCCCTGGCCAGCCCTTCACTAAGATCTGGCGCCTGCGCAATGACGGCACGTGCACCTGGAATGAGTCGTACAAGGTCGTCTTCATCGGTGGCGATTCGATGGCCAACACCATACCCCTTGCGATCCCCGCCGCCGTTCCGCCGGGCGGCACAGTAGATCTTGCCGTGGACATGGTGGCCCCCAGTGCTAGCGGCACCTACCGCGGTGACTTCCAGATCCGTGATCCCCAGGGTGTGCACTTCGGCGTTGGCGCCAGCGGACAGACGCCGTTCTACGTTCAGATTGTCGTCGGGCAGTCAGCTCCTCCGCGGCCGACTTCGCCCCCCGCACCCGACACCCAGCCGCCGTCGGTCAGCGTGTCGCTCAGCCCAGCCGGCGGATCGATCCCCACCGGCTCCACTATCACCTTCAACGCCAACGCCAGCGACAACGTCGGCGTGACCCGCATCGACATCTGGGTCACCGCCCCCGGCCAGTTCCCGGTCTTGGTCAAGACCTGCAACAGCTCAACCGGCTGCAGCTTCACCGGTGGCCCGTACACCACCCAAGGCAACTTGAGCTACTTCGCCGTGGCCGCCGATGCCGCCGGCAACGAAACCAACAGCGGTGCAGGCTCGATCTTGATCTACGTGGTCATTTCCTGA